One stretch of Candidatus Dependentiae bacterium DNA includes these proteins:
- the amrB gene encoding AmmeMemoRadiSam system protein B: MVFSRELVRNGIYFAVAVLFLGTFGFVLYQKIFPKIVFVSRFPETWYPRDKKSLTSTLDLLFKGVFELTEANERRSAPWMIIVPHAAYLYSGMVAAAGYSLLKGSDAKKYKRVLLIAPSHYVDFYGLAIPDFTHYQSPLGESVVDVDAIELMKGASNVGVEEVIFHREHAIDVQIPFIQTVLPQAKIVPLVIGRLAGDDMLHHLAQVLLKFFDEHTLIVVSSDMLHYGKKFNCCPFGDSLDAQKKMYELENSLIESIQRLDVREFDSFVSRSGAAICGKNAIKLALELANLFWIQERDDLRLLSKASFAMLLAQQSSFVVRQQAGESLDALEHVGYSAIAAWRKK; the protein is encoded by the coding sequence ATGGTTTTTTCACGTGAATTGGTAAGAAATGGTATTTATTTTGCGGTGGCAGTTCTTTTTTTGGGAACTTTTGGATTTGTGTTATATCAAAAAATCTTTCCTAAGATTGTTTTTGTGTCCAGGTTTCCAGAGACGTGGTATCCGCGAGACAAAAAAAGTCTTACATCAACGTTAGATTTGTTATTCAAAGGGGTTTTTGAGTTAACTGAAGCGAATGAGCGTAGAAGTGCTCCTTGGATGATTATTGTTCCTCATGCAGCTTATTTATATTCTGGGATGGTTGCGGCTGCAGGGTATTCCTTGCTCAAGGGATCTGATGCGAAAAAATATAAAAGAGTTTTATTAATAGCGCCTTCTCACTACGTCGATTTTTATGGATTGGCGATTCCTGATTTCACCCACTATCAATCGCCATTGGGAGAGTCGGTGGTTGATGTTGATGCGATTGAATTGATGAAGGGCGCAAGCAATGTGGGGGTTGAAGAGGTGATTTTTCATCGAGAACATGCGATTGATGTTCAGATTCCATTTATTCAGACGGTATTGCCTCAAGCAAAAATTGTTCCCTTGGTGATTGGGCGATTGGCGGGAGATGATATGTTGCATCATCTAGCCCAAGTGCTGCTTAAGTTTTTTGACGAACATACGTTGATTGTTGTGAGTTCTGACATGTTGCACTATGGAAAAAAATTTAATTGCTGTCCATTTGGGGATTCACTTGATGCGCAAAAAAAAATGTATGAGTTGGAAAATTCACTCATTGAGTCGATTCAACGGTTAGATGTTAGGGAATTTGATTCGTTTGTTTCACGATCAGGAGCTGCCATCTGTGGTAAAAATGCAATAAAACTCGCGTTGGAGCTGGCAAATCTTTTTTGGATCCAGGAACGTGATGACTTGCGGTTGTTATCAAAGGCTTCTTTTGCAATGTTATTGGCGCAGCAATCATCGTTTGTAGTCCGTCAGCAGGCTGGCGAATCGCTAGATGCGCTTGAGCATGTCGGGTACTCGGCAATCGCCGCGTGGCGAAAAAAGTGA